From the genome of Bacteroides sp. MSB163, one region includes:
- a CDS encoding ATP-binding protein: MKKYLLLLFFYFLFVFSAFAQKDAIDDKSYILCINSYTEASPWSSRLISNVTEFVQKDPEITLYVEHLNMLLIENDSILEESKRNIFDKYKDHSPRMLLLLGNSALLLRDEYRKVWGDIPIVLCAQEDYLDSYEAYIHRRPSTLEERIPLSYLVDPYNLVYLYADLYIPENIRLMKQMIPGMKEFIFIGDGRKVNQDNSALIQQELNTKYPEIKYRFWSAENMTTNQLLDSLYFVDTEMTGILFASWFYKYTFAGNSMLATNSHKLIAATSVPIFSLSMVNITSGKEGMLGGYTYNQDRYDAALIQTISDVLKNKQARHIPCYIPTDGAPVINYEILARNGLSLSACPANTRFLNKPLTFWEHYRYFILGTIFSILLITLLFLYRIRNLNALKKAQENEIDAMTTYKMLVNNMPLLYMQEELVTDKNGNPIELIYRNVNSEFEKQFYRKEEVIGRKGSEIFPESMPEFLHFTKMALTEKRAITFPYYFKAIDTFYDVVLKGTHQGNMIDIFCLDSTELHKAQQKLSATNSKLAMALDVANIVPWKWDLKSKTILCDINKPIELSTDEQEVEDSQLSVPDSQYFAKIFKEDRERVKQAYRDLIEGRAEKVKEEYRIVNVQKNNLHKVEWVEAQAAVEARDEDGKPLTLIGSSLVITNRKKMEQELTTAKDLAEESNRLKSAFLANMSHEIRTPLNAIVGFSGILASTEEEQEKQEYVSIIENNNTLLLQLISDILDLSKIEAGTLELNYSNIELNELMRELERGFLLRVKTDAVKLEFVEPAGPCMAYTEKNRLSQLMINLVTNAIKFTEKGSIRFGYEMRENELYFYVTDTGCGIPKDKQQNIFGRFVKLNSFAQGTGLGLSICQTLVERMAGRIGVESEEGKGSTFWFTLPYKPAVKEDRKQTPKEIQPVAIERNKLTILVAEDNASNYKLFESILKYDYHLIHAWDGMEAVEMFREHNPQIILMDINMPVMDGYEATREIRKYSAKIPIIAVTAFAYASDEQKVMESGFDGYMPKPINAKLLKAQLVDIMQKRIILL, encoded by the coding sequence ATGAAAAAATATCTTCTACTTCTGTTTTTTTATTTCTTATTTGTATTTTCTGCTTTTGCACAAAAAGATGCAATAGATGATAAAAGTTATATCCTTTGTATAAACTCATATACGGAAGCATCTCCCTGGAGTAGCCGGCTCATTTCCAACGTTACGGAATTCGTTCAAAAGGACCCTGAAATCACTCTCTATGTAGAGCATTTGAATATGCTATTGATTGAAAATGATTCTATTTTGGAAGAATCCAAACGTAATATATTCGATAAATACAAAGATCACTCTCCACGTATGCTGTTATTGCTGGGAAATTCGGCATTGTTGTTGCGGGATGAATATAGAAAAGTCTGGGGAGATATTCCCATTGTGCTTTGTGCACAGGAAGATTATTTGGATTCTTATGAAGCTTATATCCACAGGCGGCCTTCCACACTGGAAGAACGGATTCCTCTCTCTTACTTAGTTGATCCCTACAATTTAGTTTATCTGTATGCCGATTTATATATCCCGGAAAACATTCGCCTAATGAAACAGATGATTCCCGGCATGAAAGAGTTTATATTTATAGGTGACGGGCGTAAAGTCAATCAAGACAATTCTGCACTTATCCAGCAAGAACTAAATACGAAATATCCGGAAATCAAGTATAGATTCTGGTCTGCTGAAAATATGACGACCAATCAGTTGTTGGATTCCCTGTATTTCGTAGATACTGAAATGACGGGAATTCTGTTCGCTTCATGGTTCTACAAATACACATTTGCCGGTAACAGCATGTTAGCCACTAATTCTCACAAGCTTATAGCTGCTACTTCCGTCCCTATCTTTTCTCTTAGCATGGTAAATATAACCAGTGGAAAAGAAGGTATGTTGGGTGGATATACTTACAATCAGGATCGGTATGATGCGGCATTGATTCAAACCATTTCGGATGTATTGAAAAATAAACAGGCACGTCATATTCCTTGCTATATTCCCACAGATGGGGCACCTGTTATTAATTATGAAATACTGGCGCGTAATGGGCTTTCTCTTTCCGCATGTCCTGCCAACACCCGTTTTCTGAATAAACCACTTACGTTTTGGGAGCATTACCGGTATTTCATTTTGGGAACTATCTTTTCTATTTTGCTTATTACATTGCTTTTTCTGTACCGTATTCGTAATCTGAATGCATTAAAGAAAGCACAGGAAAACGAAATAGATGCAATGACTACTTACAAGATGCTGGTGAACAACATGCCTTTGCTCTATATGCAGGAAGAATTGGTGACTGATAAGAATGGCAATCCCATTGAACTGATTTACCGGAATGTAAATTCTGAATTTGAGAAACAGTTCTATCGTAAGGAAGAAGTCATAGGTAGAAAAGGGAGTGAAATATTCCCGGAATCCATGCCCGAATTCCTGCATTTCACCAAGATGGCGTTGACTGAGAAAAGAGCTATTACATTTCCTTACTATTTTAAAGCTATCGATACTTTTTACGATGTGGTATTGAAAGGAACCCATCAGGGGAATATGATTGATATTTTCTGCCTGGATAGTACAGAACTGCACAAAGCACAGCAAAAGCTGAGTGCTACCAACAGTAAACTGGCGATGGCTCTTGATGTTGCCAACATTGTACCCTGGAAGTGGGATCTGAAGAGCAAAACGATCTTGTGTGATATCAATAAACCGATTGAACTGAGCACTGACGAACAGGAGGTGGAAGACTCACAGCTGTCTGTACCCGATTCGCAGTATTTCGCTAAAATCTTCAAGGAAGACCGTGAACGGGTGAAACAGGCATACCGGGACTTGATAGAAGGACGGGCGGAAAAAGTAAAAGAAGAATACCGCATCGTCAATGTGCAGAAAAACAACCTGCACAAGGTGGAGTGGGTGGAGGCACAGGCTGCCGTAGAAGCCCGTGATGAGGATGGAAAGCCATTGACATTGATAGGCTCGTCGCTTGTCATCACCAACCGAAAGAAGATGGAGCAGGAACTTACAACAGCCAAAGACCTTGCCGAAGAATCCAATCGCTTAAAGTCGGCCTTCCTGGCCAATATGAGCCATGAAATCCGTACTCCGTTGAATGCTATTGTCGGTTTCTCGGGGATATTGGCATCTACCGAAGAAGAACAGGAAAAGCAGGAATATGTTAGCATCATCGAGAACAATAATACTTTGTTGCTGCAACTCATCAGTGATATTCTTGATTTGTCGAAGATTGAGGCGGGAACGTTGGAGTTGAATTACTCTAATATCGAACTGAATGAGTTGATGAGGGAACTGGAGCGTGGTTTCTTGTTGAGAGTGAAGACGGATGCGGTGAAACTGGAGTTTGTGGAGCCTGCCGGGCCATGTATGGCCTATACGGAAAAGAACCGTTTGTCCCAACTGATGATTAACCTTGTGACAAATGCCATTAAGTTTACCGAAAAAGGAAGCATTCGTTTTGGCTATGAAATGCGGGAGAATGAATTGTATTTCTATGTGACTGATACCGGATGCGGAATTCCGAAGGATAAGCAGCAAAACATTTTCGGGCGTTTCGTCAAGCTGAACTCTTTTGCCCAAGGAACCGGATTGGGGCTTTCTATCTGCCAAACACTGGTAGAACGTATGGCTGGCAGAATCGGTGTGGAATCGGAAGAGGGTAAAGGATCGACTTTCTGGTTTACGCTTCCTTACAAGCCAGCAGTGAAGGAGGACAGGAAACAGACGCCAAAGGAGATTCAACCTGTTGCGATAGAAAGAAATAAACTGACCATATTGGTTGCAGAAGATAATGCAAGCAATTATAAGCTTTTTGAATCCATCCTGAAGTACGACTATCATTTGATTCATGCCTGGGATGGCATGGAGGCTGTGGAAATGTTCCGGGAACATAATCCTCAGATTATATTGATGGATATCAATATGCCTGTAATGGACGGGTACGAGGCTACCCGGGAGATCCGCAAGTATTCTGCAAAGATTCCTATCATTGCCGTTACAGCCTTTGCCTATGCTTCGGATGAACAGAAGGTAATGGAAAGCGGATTCGATGGATATATGCCCAAGCCTATCAATGCCAAGTTGCTGAAAGCGCAATTGGTGGATATTATGCAGAAGCGTATTATCTTGTTATAA
- a CDS encoding helix-turn-helix domain-containing protein: MEKSKPMELGLGELLSNQNIVNNNSFRFINRDLGIVISFAQMDSILFSTGRPYRTRESRIIRILKGEARISINLIEYKVKEPMIIISPCNSLIEIVEISEDYDFQVIVPDNNFLPIVQGGALTDSYTKHGIFISPTKEELKQIDTFFSMLWDTVHKVPFRREVVQHLIIALLYNIRYIHAKNEESTQLYLSRQEEVFRRFIALVNEHSKRERTIGFYADKLCLTPHYLSTVIREVSGQTVMQWINQAIILEAKVLLKHSDLLVFQISDELGFPNPSFFSKFFKRMTGMTPAEYQKKRHT, translated from the coding sequence ATGGAAAAGAGTAAGCCCATGGAGCTTGGACTTGGCGAGCTGCTGAGTAATCAAAACATTGTAAACAATAACAGTTTCCGTTTTATCAACCGTGATCTCGGCATTGTCATCAGCTTTGCCCAAATGGATAGCATCCTCTTTAGTACAGGGAGGCCATATCGTACCAGAGAAAGCCGAATCATCCGGATACTGAAAGGTGAAGCACGGATCTCCATCAATCTGATAGAATATAAGGTAAAGGAACCAATGATTATTATCAGCCCATGCAATTCACTGATAGAAATTGTGGAAATCAGTGAGGATTATGACTTTCAGGTCATTGTTCCCGATAATAACTTTCTGCCCATCGTACAAGGAGGCGCTCTGACGGATTCGTACACAAAGCATGGCATTTTCATTTCGCCCACAAAAGAAGAATTAAAGCAAATCGATACTTTCTTTTCAATGTTATGGGATACCGTGCACAAAGTGCCATTCCGCCGGGAAGTGGTACAACACTTGATTATTGCATTACTCTATAATATAAGGTATATCCATGCAAAGAACGAAGAGTCCACACAACTGTATCTCTCACGCCAGGAAGAGGTATTCCGCCGCTTTATCGCATTGGTAAATGAACACAGTAAACGTGAACGTACCATCGGTTTCTATGCAGATAAACTGTGCCTGACTCCTCACTATCTGAGTACGGTTATTCGTGAAGTAAGCGGGCAGACGGTAATGCAGTGGATTAACCAAGCAATTATTCTTGAAGCAAAAGTGCTGCTGAAACACAGTGATTTGTTGGTATTCCAAATCTCGGATGAGCTGGGATTCCCCAATCCGTCATTCTTCAGCAAATTCTTTAAACGGATGACGGGGATGACGCCGGCGGAATATCAAAAGAAACGCCACACCTGA
- a CDS encoding TolC family protein, which translates to MKIKRTILSFSFVLAAMLAHAQLTLEGCQHSAQTNYPLVRQYGLIEKAREYNLENAGKGYLPQFTLSGKATYQSDVTKLPVDIPGIDIKSMPKDQYQVMLEVSQNIWDGGDIRSKKQLIRTASEIDRGKQEVDMYALNDRVNQLYFGILLLDEQLRQNQLLQEDLGRTHQQVSNYMANGIANQSDLDAVSVEILNTKQKRIELESSRQAYLSMLSIFIGKEIASGTTLEKPADAFESTSLVNNRPELRWFDAQGGQLNVQESSLKTRFRPRFGLFVQGAYGNPELNMLKDDFSAYYVAGVRMSWNFGSLYTLRNDRRLIDNNRRKLETSRDVFLFNTNLQSTGQSSAIQSMRRQMVDDDEIIRLRVNIRKAAEAKVENGTLTVTDMLREITAENLARQTKALHEVQLLMNIWNLKYTLNN; encoded by the coding sequence ATGAAAATAAAACGAACTATTCTCTCTTTTTCCTTTGTTCTTGCGGCAATGCTGGCACATGCGCAGCTCACGCTGGAGGGATGCCAACACTCGGCACAGACCAATTATCCGCTGGTGCGGCAATACGGTCTGATAGAGAAAGCGCGGGAGTATAACCTGGAGAATGCCGGAAAAGGCTATCTGCCACAATTCACCCTTTCGGGAAAAGCAACCTACCAAAGTGATGTCACAAAGCTGCCCGTGGACATTCCGGGAATCGATATAAAGAGTATGCCCAAAGATCAGTATCAGGTGATGCTGGAAGTCTCGCAGAACATCTGGGACGGTGGAGACATCCGCTCCAAAAAGCAACTGATCCGGACCGCTTCGGAGATAGACCGCGGGAAGCAGGAAGTGGATATGTATGCGTTGAATGATCGTGTGAATCAGCTATACTTCGGCATCCTGTTGCTGGACGAACAGTTAAGGCAGAATCAGCTTTTGCAGGAAGACTTGGGACGCACCCATCAGCAAGTATCCAACTATATGGCAAACGGCATTGCCAATCAGAGCGATCTGGATGCCGTAAGCGTGGAGATATTGAACACGAAGCAGAAACGCATTGAACTGGAATCTTCGCGACAGGCCTATCTGAGTATGCTCTCTATCTTTATAGGAAAGGAAATCGCTTCCGGAACCACATTGGAGAAGCCCGCCGATGCTTTTGAATCCACTTCATTGGTGAACAACCGTCCGGAACTTCGCTGGTTCGATGCCCAAGGCGGGCAATTGAACGTACAGGAATCTTCATTAAAGACGCGCTTCCGTCCCCGCTTCGGGCTGTTCGTGCAGGGAGCTTACGGAAATCCGGAATTGAATATGTTGAAAGATGATTTCTCCGCATACTATGTAGCGGGCGTCCGTATGTCGTGGAACTTCGGTAGCCTGTACACGTTGCGCAATGATCGCAGGCTGATAGATAACAACCGCCGTAAGCTGGAGACCAGCCGCGATGTGTTCCTGTTCAATACCAACCTGCAATCTACCGGGCAGAGCTCGGCCATACAGTCCATGCGCCGGCAGATGGTGGATGATGATGAGATTATCCGTTTGCGTGTCAACATCCGCAAGGCCGCCGAGGCTAAAGTGGAGAACGGTACGCTGACCGTAACCGATATGCTTCGTGAAATTACAGCCGAGAATCTGGCGCGCCAGACCAAGGCTTTGCATGAGGTGCAGTTGCTGATGAACATCTGGAACCTGAAATATACATTGAATAATTAA
- a CDS encoding HlyD family secretion protein, whose translation MKSRNLLGLCSLLALFSACGNGAPKYDATGTFETTEVLVSAEASGRLLYFDIEEGMLLKAGEEVGVVDTVQFYLKKLQLEASIKSVEEQRPDILKQVAATKEQISAAGRERNRVANLLKVGAANQKQLDDAEDQLEVLRKQLVAQNSTLSNSHQSLTWQSSSVGIQVAQVEDQLKKCHITSPITGTVLAKYAEAGELTAMGTPLFKVADTEQMYLRAYITSEQLSQVKLGQKVTVFSDYGTDEHKPYPGVVTWISDTSEFTPKTILTKNERANLVYAVKIAVHNDGLLKIGMYGGVEFNK comes from the coding sequence ATGAAATCAAGGAATTTACTGGGACTCTGTTCCCTATTGGCCCTCTTTTCCGCTTGTGGAAACGGTGCCCCAAAATATGATGCAACAGGAACGTTTGAGACTACGGAAGTGCTTGTATCTGCCGAAGCGTCGGGCCGCCTGCTTTATTTCGATATAGAAGAAGGAATGTTACTGAAGGCCGGTGAAGAAGTCGGTGTAGTGGATACCGTACAATTCTACCTGAAGAAGCTGCAACTGGAGGCAAGCATTAAATCCGTCGAAGAACAGCGCCCTGATATCCTGAAACAGGTAGCAGCCACCAAAGAACAGATATCTGCCGCCGGGCGCGAACGGAACCGTGTGGCGAACTTACTAAAGGTAGGTGCGGCAAACCAGAAACAACTGGATGATGCGGAAGATCAGCTTGAAGTGCTCCGCAAGCAACTTGTTGCGCAGAATTCTACCTTGTCCAATAGTCACCAGAGCCTGACGTGGCAAAGTTCATCCGTCGGTATTCAGGTGGCACAGGTGGAAGACCAGTTGAAGAAGTGCCACATCACCTCTCCGATAACCGGCACTGTACTGGCAAAGTATGCCGAAGCGGGAGAACTGACCGCAATGGGCACTCCGCTTTTCAAAGTGGCTGATACGGAGCAGATGTACCTTCGTGCTTATATCACTTCCGAACAACTTTCGCAAGTAAAACTGGGACAGAAAGTAACTGTCTTCTCCGATTACGGCACCGATGAGCACAAGCCGTATCCGGGCGTAGTTACCTGGATTTCGGATACCTCGGAATTTACCCCGAAGACTATCCTGACTAAGAATGAACGTGCCAACCTGGTGTATGCCGTGAAGATTGCCGTGCACAATGACGGGCTGTTGAAGATAGGCATGTACGGGGGAGTGGAGTTTAATAAGTGA